A single genomic interval of Exiguobacterium sp. BMC-KP harbors:
- a CDS encoding DegV family protein, with protein MIRLITDSGADAPKDMLDAYDFTIMPFGVLIDEDTFFDGESISPKQLYDKMRDGAAPKTFQVEVSRMVEVFTRHFEQGDPFLYLAFSSELSGTYQTAKMLADELAEKYPNVPYLVLDTKTASTGQGLFVLDVAEYAKSHSFEETAAYAEAKVNTVRHLFTVESLEYLMRGGRVSRASAFIGGLLSILPLLTVEDGKLIPKEKIRGQKKVMNRIVEWMEEARPAIDGHRIMIGHGDSIERAEQLKQLIEAHFSPSEVILTIAGAAIGSHTGPGLVVIGYDLPR; from the coding sequence ATGATCCGATTGATCACAGACAGTGGTGCTGATGCACCAAAAGACATGTTAGATGCTTATGATTTTACGATCATGCCGTTCGGCGTATTGATCGACGAAGACACGTTCTTCGACGGAGAATCGATATCTCCAAAACAACTGTATGATAAAATGCGTGACGGCGCAGCACCGAAGACATTCCAAGTAGAAGTCAGCCGGATGGTCGAGGTGTTCACACGTCACTTCGAACAAGGTGATCCCTTCCTCTATCTCGCCTTTTCAAGTGAGTTATCTGGAACATACCAAACCGCGAAGATGCTCGCGGACGAACTCGCGGAAAAGTATCCGAACGTGCCGTATCTCGTACTCGATACGAAAACGGCTTCAACGGGACAAGGACTATTCGTTCTCGATGTCGCAGAATACGCGAAGTCGCATTCGTTCGAAGAAACAGCAGCTTATGCTGAAGCTAAGGTGAACACGGTTCGCCATCTCTTCACGGTAGAATCACTGGAATACTTGATGCGCGGTGGACGGGTTTCTCGTGCTAGTGCCTTCATTGGTGGTCTCTTATCGATCTTGCCATTGTTGACCGTCGAAGACGGGAAGTTGATTCCAAAAGAGAAGATCCGCGGTCAGAAAAAGGTCATGAACCGAATCGTCGAGTGGATGGAGGAAGCGCGTCCCGCGATTGATGGACACCGGATCATGATTGGTCATGGGGATTCGATTGAACGAGCAGAACAATTAAAACAATTGATTGAAGCCCATTTCTCACCAAGCGAAGTCATCTTGACGATTGCTGGCGCAGCCATCGGTTCACATACTGGGCCGGGACTTGTTGTCATTGGGTACGATCTTCCACGTTAA